One Festucalex cinctus isolate MCC-2025b chromosome 1, RoL_Fcin_1.0, whole genome shotgun sequence genomic region harbors:
- the LOC144006492 gene encoding uncharacterized protein LOC144006492, giving the protein MIGGTTMMMPGNPNLTRGMFLRDADEEVEQQYIKKPPNAFMVFAGKHRKALMGKLDKKDSASVNVILGEMWNSLPQQDQAKYYAEADVERRRHAQLYPNWSMCDNYGKKRKRMRGNAAVADPEAPQPTRICVAPVQTGMKGPERYPMQAESQCVSNIACLQPQQPQPPANANLPTFVPNFMPPAAPAPSGMEFSQLLSGVSYMPPAPDKHPPRPLAATSSEPQSFEEELHGILERFDEESSAMQTEQLSATLNLEEDLQSLLKVFKISPQPHS; this is encoded by the exons ATG ataggGGGCACAACAATGATGATGCCAGGGAACCCAAACCTCACTCGTGGCATGTTTCT GAGAGATGCCGATGAAGAGGTGGAGCAGCAGTACATCAAGAAGCCGCCAAACGCCTTCATGGTGTTCGCAGGGAAGCATCGCAAAGCCCTCATGGGAAAACTGGATAAGAAAGACAGCGCGTCGGTAAACGTCATCCTGGGAGAAATG TGGAACTCGCTACCGCAACAGGACCAGGCCAAATACTACGCGGAAGCAGACGTGGAGAGGCGACGTCATGCCCAGTTGTATCCCAACTGGTCAATGTGTGACAACTAC GGcaaaaagaggaagaggatgagAGGCAATGCTGCTGTTGCAG ATCCCGAAGCTCCGCAGCCCACAAGGATTTGTGTGGCTCCAGTCCAGACAGGCATGAAGGGGCCTGAACGATACCCCATGCAGGCAGAATCGCAGTGTGTGAGCAACATTGCATGTTTGCAGCCGCAGCAGCCGCAGCCGCCGGCAaacgccaacctccccacttTTGTGCCTAACTTCATGCCTCCGGCCGCTCCCGCCCCAAGCGGGATGGAGTTCTCCCAGCTCCTGAGCGGCGTCAGTTACATGCCCCCGGCCCCCGACAAACACCCCCCCCGACCGTTGGCCGCCACCTCGTCGGAGCCTCAGAGCTTCGAGGAAGAGCTCCACGGAATACTGGAACGATTCGACGAGGAGTCCTCCGCCATGCAGACTGAGCAGTTGTCCGCCACGCTCAATTTGGAGGAGGACCTCCAAAGCTTACTGAAGGTTTTCAAAATAAGCCCTCAACCGCACAGTTAG